One stretch of Diabrotica undecimpunctata isolate CICGRU chromosome 5, icDiaUnde3, whole genome shotgun sequence DNA includes these proteins:
- the LOC140442018 gene encoding rRNA methyltransferase 3, mitochondrial: MFNKLKILVFSDTFLSINQQSRCLAKWSSRKPAKLIPAEEYDEEADKHSPKGKLGVEWSGNYFKNKSPENNRSKDIEPITISKKRMSPKITMDMLETTTDENGDFIYTKMKNNDPRISQLLTEIKSNKERDKRDLMLLEGKRLIKDALDAKCKLQYILFSRFEEVEYLKPSIPKIGAKLYKMPLKEMQMWSDLTTCPGIMGIFKIPDIESHSVSKGALPLTIVCDNIREADNLGAILRTSSGVGCEQVLLTKGCVNVWDSKVLRSACGAHFKLKIKKKVNMDTIMEDLPPNCNFFIADNRVISMTTVDENYDKKLLSTLLESIPIVPYYGLKFNPNEHNVLIVGGETEGISLNSYSLVSNLNGVRINIPLGNNVDSLNVGTALGIIVFEMKKQYISKIKNDNRDDIKDEFS; this comes from the coding sequence ATGTTTAACAAACTTAAAATTCTGGTATTTTCTGATACGTTTTTAAGCATAAACCAACAATCTCGATGTTTAGCGAAGTGGTCTAGTCGTAAGCCTGCCAAACTAATTCCTGCTGAAGAATATGATGAAGAAGCAGATAAACATTCACCAAAGGGTAAACTTGGTGTAGAATGGTCTGggaattatttcaaaaataaatcaccAGAAAATAATAGGTCAAAAGATATAGAGCCtattacaatttcaaagaagagaATGTCTCCTAAAATTACAATGGATATGTTAGAAACTACCACAGATGAAAATGGTGATTTTATTTACACGAAAATGAAGAATAATGATCCTAGAATAAGTCAATTATTGAcagaaataaaatcaaacaaggaAAGAGATAAAAGAGACCTTATGCTGCTGGAAGGGAAGAGGTTAATAAAAGATGCCCTTGATGCCAAATGCAAACTCCAATACATTCTGTTTAGTAGATTTGAGGAAGTAGAATATTTAAAACCATCCATTCCTAAAATAGGagcaaaattgtataaaatgcCTTTAAAAGAAATGCAGATGTGGTCGGATTTAACAACATGTCCTGGTATAAtgggaatatttaaaattccTGATATTGAATCCCACAGTGTATCAAAAGGTGCTCTTCCATTAACAATTGTTTGTGACAATATTAGAGAAGCAGATAATTTAGGTGCTATTTTAAGGACTAGTAGTGGAGTTGGATGTGAACAAGTACTTTTAACAAAGGGATGTGTAAATGTTTGGGATTCAAAAGTACTGAGAAGTGCCTGTGGAGCCcattttaaacttaaaataaagaaaaaagttaaCATGGATACTATTATGGAAGATCTGCCTCCAAACTGCAACTTCTTTATTGCTGATAATAGAGTTATATCAATGACCACTGTTGAtgaaaattatgataaaaaactATTGTCCACGTTATTAGAGTCTATTCCTATTGTACCTTATTATGGACTAAAGTTTAATCCAAATGAACATAATGTTCTTATTGTGGGAGGTGAAACTGAGGGTATTAGCTTAAACTCTTATAGTTTAGTTTCAAATTTAAATGGAGTTAGAATTAATATACCACTTGGAAATAATGTTGATAGTTTAAATGTTGGTACAGCACTTGGAATAATTGTTTTTGAAATGAAAAAGCAGTacatatctaaaattaaaaatgataatagGGATGATATAAAAGATGAgttttcataa